Genomic window (Nymphaea colorata isolate Beijing-Zhang1983 chromosome 1, ASM883128v2, whole genome shotgun sequence):
TGCTGTGATGCGTCTGCAATTGTGATCGATAAATTATTAACACAGCAGATTGTGACATAATAACTTATGCTTAAACAAGTTGTTCAAGTGTTTAGTCTTATCAGTAGAAGTTTGTGTAGAATTCAATCTCTTATGAAAGACTTGCAACTGTAACTATAACCAAAGGAAGAAGGAACCATGCGGCAAATCGGAGAACAGATATAAgtcaatttttaataaaaaaatgtgtaaaaCTTACCTTCTTGGAATCTCAAGCTTATAATCCCTCATTTTATGTCAATGTCAAAAAgtacgtttttttgaaaaaaacaacaaaaatacgTGATAAATTTAACTAGCCATTTAAAACAACAAAGTGCATTAAAAAGCGCATTATCaacatgtttttttgctttttttcagttttttattttttaatgtcaaacagtttttttatattttttaattttttgaaaatatacttatttttagatgtttgtgttattagtttctcacttatttaacccttttctctatttttaatttttaaaattttttaaaaattttaccatatttttttaaactctGTTGTATGtatatacttgagaaaaacttcaccatttaaaactccaaaacattatttgtgacaatggtcaACAATAATAAACTATAGATAGTATATCATGTTTTCTATAATTGATTGTGCCTACcatttaccttttctttttccagttttCCCGTAAATTCAGCTTAATACATGTGATTTACAGGATTTGTTTAGTGAAGATTGTTTTCAATCCCTGAGATTGAATGTGTATCAAGACCTTTTTCGTGAACTAAGAATGATAGCTTGAATacaaaattttctggtttcaAATAATCTGTTTCTTCGACCAATAAGCATACATAAATAGTTAATTTGTAGAATTTAAACCAAATTCTGCCAAATTGGCCTACGCCTCCTCTGGCCAACGCaattgacatatatatatatatatatatattgaaatcagtcGACTAACGTCCATTGCCAGATgggtaaatttaaattttgcgATGCTACAAAGAGTCACAAATGATACATTCCACAATAGTAAATCATTGGCGACGTTTTGTAGCCACAGAATGCATTATTTCCAAGAGTGAAAAAATGATATGATCAAAAAATGCCCCTGCTGACTATATGGAAGACTCCCCTATACAAGCAAAAAATGATATAGTAAAAAAATACCTTATAAAATGGCTGAAATACCCCTTCGGTTTTAAACTGTGGGAACATGGTATTCTGTATTACGGCATAAAATATAAATCGTTCAAAAAGGTATGGTTTGATTCACAAATTAAGGAGCCAATTGAAATCCTTATACTGGAAATTTGAGTACGTTGAGATTTTCTATTTAATAACTCCAATTTAAAATGATTCTCAGGTTTTGTTAGTTCAAGATTGCGTGGgaatcacaaaaaagaaagaaaggaagaaagaaactgCCGTCCAAGTTTGCACGAAATTGATTTTGGAGATTGGACGTGTGCTTACGCTTCACGATAAACTGCTTTCAAGGAACTTGCGGAAAGATAATAAAAAGTTTGGTGACCATACaacatactaaaaaaaaattatacaagatacaattaattttttccatggtttattctaaaaaatcataaatatgaAATCTAAATATTATAAAGAAGGATAAAGGCACCGCCGGTGGTGAGCAAGCGATAAAGGAGAAATGTAAAGATTGTCATGTTGAATACTCTAAATCAAATCTCAACACATTGTCATCGTCTTGGCTGAGTGTTTCCACAGTATTTCCTCCTCAAGCTTAGTGCTCTGGACTTGCCTTCAGTTTctttctgaaaagaaaattgataaaacAAGGATGTTTGGCTTGATTTGGGTAGTCATATGATACCATTTCAAGTGAAGCATAGGAAAAACATGATACTTAGAACTGACAAACACAATAGTCGTGAATAAGACTAAATCAATTCTAGTGCCTGATGcacagtttttttatatttaatcacatttttttgtagAATAAAGGTGCGAAAAGGCTATCCCAaccgggagagagagagaaaaaaaatatggggGGAAGAGGAGGGACAACAACTGGTCTACTTAGCTTTTATAATGACACTCCTAATCTCAAATTCAATATTCCCCAACATCATCAAAATTCCACCCCCTACGATTTAAATCCAGAACAGGGCTACAACACACCACTCAACCCAACATTCCCTGTTAGTTTAATGGCAAGTAATGGTCACATTTGCAGTCATAAGGACATAAGCAGCGATCAGGAAGATAGAAGTCGAAAAATATTGCTAAAGGCTAATAAGGACAATATTAAACTTCATTTGAAATCTGAAGGGTGTTTGAATCCAATGAAATCAAATAACAACTTGAGCTACCACAAAATATTGGCGCCTTGAtcattattttaatattattattactgttattattattattattattattttatcttcttcttattcttcatTGCCACAGaccataaaaaggaaaatcaaacaCCTAAACTCTCATGAGAGCAGACATAAAGCCTATAGATCCTCTACGAACATATTGTCGCTTGTTCATGTTGAAATGCTCCCGTGAGCGAGCTCTGCCTGACAAACAGTCCTAGAGCAAAAAATATAAGTTGCAATATTAATTCAATTTCCTCAGCAATTTAACAGCAAATACATCGGAAAAAGGCTTTCATCATTCTTGAATGTGCCTATTCCTGTTTAAGTGAAAAAAGAACATGGATAATGCACTTCAAGGAAGGACAAGttagggctcttctttttcccccCACTCTTAGTGGACATGTACACAATAAATCGTTCCAAAGATGCTGAACGGCCAAATATCTGATTCAGCAAGAATTTTGATAAAAACGGCTGCTGCTTATTCATCTTCATTAACAAATGCGAAGCTTCTTTCTTTCGGGCAGAACTGCAGCTGGAGTTAGGCTGACCAGCTCGAAAAATCAACCTGAAGGGATTGCAAAATACACGATCAAGCATCTATGAGTTTACGCAGAGAAATTTCAACATCCAGAGCCATTCTTGGCCGTGCTGCCCGTGAATTGTCATAATATAGACCAAATAATTTTACCAGCGGAGGATCCACCTGTATGCTTCTTGCCGTTCTTATGATGGATGGCACACCACAGAAGTACACGATAGTTCCTCATCAATAGCCCACAAGCCCAAATTTTGGAGACGACCTTTGagaagattcaaattcatatccGCAGCCCAAAATACCATCTTCTGCCCAACACCCAAACTGGATTGCTTTTCATCATTCGGTGTTACTGCATAAGCAATTTTTGAGATATCGATAGTTTGCATTGGAAGTTTATTTTCTTGGGAGAATCTAGCGGCCAACTgcccaaaatatggagtactaGAAGGCCATTTGCCATCCTTCAAGGAAGGTGATGATGTTAGCTTAATGATAAAATTCTCATCCATGAAGATTGATGCTGAACTCCGGAAGAATGATAGCTCCAATTCATTTGCAGTAGCAAATTCATGCATTTCTTGAGTGAAGTTACAAAATATATTGCTGGTAGGAATCATATTTCCACTGACCAGCCAAGCATTGTAACCCATCACAATAGACTTCCTTATCACGTAAGCTGTAGCCACAATCTCCTTACTCCGTCCAGTTGTTGAACTCCAAGAACTTTTCAAGACATGCTTTCTGAGGTCTTGAACCAGCTCCTCTGTATCAATAACGGCATGCCCTCTCCTATTAAGTTCATGAAGAAATTCGCTGCCCTGTCCTAATATCACATAGTTATGGATGTCTAGACTTTCAAAGTGGCACAATAAATTCCTTAAGGATGCTTCGGCAACTCCATACAAACTCAGAATAATCAGAGTCTTGTCTCTATGCAGAGAGTGAAGAAGGGGACCCAATTCGTCAAGGGTCTTTACAATTCTTCCTGGAATCACTTCTCTGAAGCAAAAATCAAACCACTTTAGAGAGCTTAAAGGCTGCATGCTCCACAGGTTCACGTCCAGACTGCTGCTGTTTATCAGTTGTGAATCTGGTCCAACTTTTCTTCCATAATTTACACCAGCTTCTCTGTGAGAAacactgagagctctttcttgcaAAAGGTTGGTGTATATGTTGTAGTAACCACGAGTATGGATGAACTTAATGAACCATGGAGTCCATATTCTTTCACCCATCCGCTTATACCATCCAGTTGTTACCATGCCCATCAGTATTGGCTGAATATTTTTCAACTTGTGTGTGTCATACCACAGTCGGAATTCTTTCCATGGTTTAGGAAAGAGAAGCTGCCCCCATGTTCCAACAATCTGGTATAAGAAAATATGAGTGTCATCATCCAACTGCAGTTTGTTCCCATGTTTTCCTGATTACAGTAGACCAATATGAGATTGGTAATCAACGAACAAGtttaatcaaataaaatttcatctaCCAACCAATAGAAGCAACtaaataagaaaagaatgaCAATAGACAAAGCTTCCACCATCATTTCTTGAGATGCAGTAAGGAATAGAATGCAGAATATCAGAAGAGatgtaaaaaataagaacaagttagaaaaaagaaaagaaaaaatgaaagaataaagCTAACCCAAAGCATGATATGCTGGTATCAAGGATGTAAACTTCTATTACAGACTTTCAATTTTCCTAATGCAAACAATGACAGGTGATCATCATCAGACAATCTGCAAATCTGGAGCAGAGTCATGATTTATAATCATGTACGCACGCTTATGAGCTATAAGGTATGACAATATACACCTGTGTCCAAATCGTTGTAAGAGGGACTATCAGGATGGGCTGTTTAGGGACTGAATCATGAAGAGGATAGGCTATGGAAATGATGAAGACAGCTGCCATTGTCCAGGTGGCCTATTACATAACTCCTGAGGTACATTATTGCGAAGTACGCCCTGATCATTATTTAGGCACTTTTGCTACAGAAAAGCAATCAGAAAACAATCAGAGAGACTTTGTGAAAGCTGACAGGTGCTTCAACCCATCTTTCTTCTGCCGACATTCTAACCACCAAACTAAATCGAGTTCTTATAGTCTCCGATCAGCCAATTTATTCAAATCAATCTCCAACTAAGATAACTTCAGGGTAATAAATATATACGACAATGGAGAAGGAGAGTAGTGCACAGATTCTCAAAGTATTATTGCAATTGACAATTACAACGAAGCAAGTAAAGTCATTTTTCCTTCAAGTGACTAAACAAGAAGTCCGAGTAAATCATATACTCTTGAGAGATTAaaattcatgtaaaaaaaatgtcGATTGAATTCTCAAATGACATCCAATGATAAgcataaaagaaacaaataaacgTAATCAGCAAATCGAACAATGACACGCATATTTGGTATTAAAAAGGTAGTGCTgctctttttgttatttttagttgttttgcCGTCTATTCATGTTCTTcgaatcaaataaaaaaaggaaaataagaaggGTGGAGAAAAGAACTGTTACCAGCGACAAATCTCGGTCGTTGCAGAGACGCGCCGTAGATGGAAGGATTGAAATTCGACCTGTCGTAATAGTAAGCAGCGATCAACTTCTTGAGATACCTATAGTAGACCGGCGAGAGCTCCAGATCGTCCTCCACGACGAACGCGAATTCGTCATCCGAGCTCGGCCACCAGGCCTCTAGCCACTGCGCCTGCAGCCCGACGTTACCTGTCCGATAGTGAACCAATTTGCCCCCGAACTTCCACTCGAACCCATCGACGAAGCCGAGCATCCGCCTCGCGTCCTCAAGCCTCTGATCCAACGCCCCAGAGTCATTCCCCGCGTCGGAGGCCCTGAAATGGTCGAGAAAGACGTGGAGATCGACGCGGTCGCCATCGTAATCGGCATTCGCGAGGGATCGGAGGCAGCGGGCAAGGGAATCAAGACGATCATAGGCGAGCACCTTCACAATGAATCTGAAATTAGAAGTAGAGTTAGAGGGCTGGCTTCGACAGGAGCTAGGGTTTCCTAACACTAAGGTTTTCTGGTCAGACTCGGGAGGTCGAAGGAATGAGAGGCGGAAGTCCGGCCGGTgtagagaaaagagggagaggaaTACGACGgcaagaagcaaaagaaaaggaagagcgTTTCTCGCCGGCGGCATGGCCTTGGCAGAAGGGGAGCGGCGGAGCATCGGACTCTCTGTGAGAGCCAGGAGGAGTGAGCGAGTTGAGGATCGACGGTCATGGACAACGCGTTGGCGCGCCGGATCCCGCACGTTGTTGTTCGCGCAAAAACAGCCTCGGCAAAATTCATGCCACGTAAtaaatttgaattaaaaaaaaggtaaactAACAATTTCAAGTGTGGATATTAGGATATTAAATGTGGCCGAAGATTCTTAATTTGATGAATAATATATAATCTTTTACCACACCATATTCGCATCAAATCTACAGATCTTAAATATGAAGTAATCAAGACTCCCCTCATTTCCCCTTATTATAAAAAACTAGATGATCAAACTCATGCTATGTTTCTCGTCGAACTACAGATATGAATTTTTACAATTTAATGCATATTTCATATCATTTGATGCACATCTCCTATCTACACTTCTGAAATCTACCACTTGATTCAACAGCGGATTTCACCAAATGCATGTTTTgagattagattcagattttgcATCCAAGACGAAGAGtaacattttcatgtcatttagttgaattttttaacaatttctttTAGAAATAGAGTTAAGGGGGTGCTTGGATGACTACTTAAACTGGGTTTCAGACCCTAGTTTGAGTTCGAATTTTggtcttaaaaaaataatgataataagTTATATGCATTAAAGTGAGTTCTGAATGAACATCCTATTGTAACTCGGTTGCCGGAATGTTGGAGGTAATCGGTT
Coding sequences:
- the LOC116245997 gene encoding uncharacterized protein LOC116245997 — its product is MLRRSPSAKAMPPARNALPFLLLLAVVFLSLFSLHRPDFRLSFLRPPESDQKTLVLGNPSSCRSQPSNSTSNFRFIVKVLAYDRLDSLARCLRSLANADYDGDRVDLHVFLDHFRASDAGNDSGALDQRLEDARRMLGFVDGFEWKFGGKLVHYRTGNVGLQAQWLEAWWPSSDDEFAFVVEDDLELSPVYYRYLKKLIAAYYYDRSNFNPSIYGASLQRPRFVAGKHGNKLQLDDDTHIFLYQIVGTWGQLLFPKPWKEFRLWYDTHKLKNIQPILMGMVTTGWYKRMGERIWTPWFIKFIHTRGYYNIYTNLLQERALSVSHREAGVNYGRKVGPDSQLINSSSLDVNLWSMQPLSSLKWFDFCFREVIPGRIVKTLDELGPLLHSLHRDKTLIILSLYGVAEASLRNLLCHFESLDIHNYVILGQGSEFLHELNRRGHAVIDTEELVQDLRKHVLKSSWSSTTGRSKEIVATAYVIRKSIVMGYNAWLVSGNMIPTSNIFCNFTQEMHEFATANELELSFFRSSASIFMDENFIIKLTSSPSLKDGKWPSSTPYFGQLAARFSQENKLPMQTIDISKIAYAVTPNDEKQSSLGVGQKMVFWAADMNLNLLKGRLQNLGLWAIDEELSCTSVVCHPS